Proteins encoded within one genomic window of Mya arenaria isolate MELC-2E11 chromosome 13, ASM2691426v1:
- the LOC128213427 gene encoding uncharacterized protein LOC128213427, translated as MEIQGRVLVYSILGCPHCMRAKNSLQELGVPYTDVSLEQYPHARHDLQMRTQKRSVPQVFFNGRHIGGNEDLQNLIKDKEAWQAAIEELKSTPPGQDAPPIPDPSTAVKTSDPGDISCELDEYAAFVKELRSSGIIKDHWSGLSRHKNSFSGRAFVDWVVETKQVDRERAVDMGQALIDRFFGHQVKAETTFQDADIYYRLLEDDDTHALNAGPSDCDPRPAGELGEDLRKLILKIYSSYLSADGRKVNYKGIGDSSEFEHYVRLTKELVRVQIAEATRDEKLAFFINVYNALVIHANVTMGPPVNLWQRYKFFNTVKYIIGGQQYSLQDIENGVLRANRRGMGMILKPFGSSDPRLKVALSEPEPLIHFALVCGAKSCPPIKTYSADGITEQLRLAAEAFLDGDDGCQVDMAKKTIKLTQILKWYSVDFGNNKKEVVKWVCEHMGEGDKRSQVNELMSGGKYSVSYMPYDWGINA; from the exons ATGGAGATTCAAGGAAGAGTGTTGGTGTATTCAATTTTGGGTTGTCCCCACTGCATGAGGGCAAAGAATTCTTTACAAGAGCTAGGTGTGCCTTACACTGATGTGAGCCTGGAACAGTACCCACATGCCCGACATGACCTGCAGATGAGGACCCAGAAACGATCTGTGCCACAGGTCTTCTTCAATGGAAGACACATTGGAGGAAATGAGGACTTACAGAACTTG ATCAAGGACAAGGAAGCTTGGCAAGCCGCTATTGAGGAGCTGAAGTCAACACCGCCAGGACAAGATGCCCCACCCATCCCTGACCCTTCCACTGCTGTGAAAACCTCag ACCCTGGTGACATATCATGTGAACTAGATGAGTATGCAGCATTTGTTAAGGAGTTACGAAGTTCAGGCATCATAAAAGACCACTGGTCGGGTCTTTCTCGACACAAAAACTCCTTTAGTGGCCGGGCTTTTGTAGACTGGGTTGTAGAGACAAAACAAGTTG ATCGTGAAAGAGCAGTGGATATGGGCCAGGCGCTGATTGATCGTTTTTTTGGGCACCAGGTGAAAGCTGAGACAACATTCCAGGATGCGGACATTTACTATCGTCTACTAGAGGATGATGATACTCATGCCCTCAATGCTGGGCCTTCAGACTGTGACCCTAGACCAG CTGGTGAACTTGGAGAAGACTTGAGAAAACTGATCCTGAAGATCTACAGTAGTTACCTGTCAGCTGATGGAAGG AAAGTGAACTACAAGGGTATTGGTGACAGCAGTGAGTTTGAGCATTACGTTCGCCTCACGAAGGAGCTTGTGCGTGTTCAGATTGCCGAGGCAACGCGTGACGAGAAGCTAGCGTTCTTCATCAATGTGTATAATGCTCTCGTAATACACGCTAACGTCACCATGGGGCCTCCTGTCAACCTCTGGCAGAGGTACAAG tttttcaaCACTGTGAAATACATCATTGGTGGACAGCAGTATTCCCTGCAGGATATTGAGAATGGTGTGCTGCGGGCCAACAGGCGAGGCATGG GTATGATACTAAAGCCGTTTGGCAGTTCAGACCCTCGCTTGAAGGTGGCGCTGTCAGAGCCGGAACCACTGATACACTTCGCTCTCGTCTGTGGGGCTAAGAGTTGCCCACCCATTAAGACTTACTCAGCTGAC GGCATCACTGAGCAGCTGCGTCTTGCAGCGGAGGCATTCCTGGACGGGGATGATGGCTGCCAGGTGGACATGGCAAAGAAGACGATCAAACTCACCCAGATCCTCAAGTGGTACAGCGTAGACTTTGGCAACAACAAGAAAGAG GTGGTAAAGTGGGTGTGTGAGCACATGGGCGAGGGTGACAAGAGGTCACAGGTCAATGAACTGATGTCAGGCGGAAAATACAGCGTCTCATACATGCCCTATGACTGGGGAATTAACGCCTAG